The following are encoded in a window of Ricinus communis isolate WT05 ecotype wild-type chromosome 4, ASM1957865v1, whole genome shotgun sequence genomic DNA:
- the LOC8258136 gene encoding uncharacterized protein LOC8258136 isoform X2 codes for MADSEKLTALKKAYADIILNSAKEAAARIMVSERKAQRYQRELFAAKDEALRMLLRLKQMLDSKVSEAEMASLNQQRRIEELEAQLGEAEDIVKDLRSELRELQDELEKVANSQMRPLEEQNPEGERTTLVTAFEENRLSTSGSVIPSGPASQSDPVITLETKNLTLNGTCAGTRLYSEGDCRKDNCFVCNPDFASIVMRSKEPELYRNGCTQRIRAFERSLLGGNLSLSGQDDDVKNQVFIIEDKEDKDIRKQLTAKVDRICDVEKIPGLVKGNSIRKKRRKNPSVSGQADGIKNQKSIREETKDKYIFTCLPVKADSCCHGGYIPRSLKRKRAARYRRHREYRSFLHEAVDNNVQTAEDSRKIDYISLKDPQPPVLPKSPSDTNEKVNQSGSFEVIGREAEFGRTCSFQNISNNDSFPIDELQLAGRDAGTAECSEFPASRNDFQIASVLPSNSHLKEPGTIVAVSPHPQPLFKYTFQRKRKKEFLSSSDGETSFGNHTLKKKMGEKQSGSLESDNSSLIAESSRDDRRLAQVARQLISLSEKQWK; via the exons ATGGCCGATTCCGAG AAATTAACGGCGTTAAAGAAGGCTTACGCGGATATAATATTGAATTCGGCGAAAGAGGCGGCGGCAAGGATAATGGTGTCGGAGAGGAAAGCGCAGCGGTATCAGCGAGAGCTCTTCGCTGCAAAAGATGAGGCGTTGCGAATGCTTCTTAGACTCAAGCAGATGTTAGATTCTAAG GTCAGTGAAGCAGAAATGGCATCCTTGAATCAACAGAGAAGGATTGAAGAGCTAGAAGCACAACTTGGGGAAGCAGAGGATATAGTAAAAGACCTTAGATCAGAGTTAAGAGAATTGCAGGACGAATTGGAGAAGGTGGCAAACAGCCAGATGCGGCCTTTGGAAGAACAAAATCCTGAGGGTGAAAGGACTACTCTTGTAACTGCATTTGAGGAGAACAGACTCAGTACTTCTGGGTCTGTAATACCTTCAGGACCTGCCTCACAGTCTGACCCAGTTATAACTCTTGAAACAAAGAATTTGACTTTGAATGGGACATGTGCTGGCACTAGGTTGTATAGTGAAGGTGATTGCCGTAAAGACAATTGCTTTGTTTGCAATCCTGATTTTGCCTCCATAGTGATGAGAAGCAAAGAGCCTGAGCTGTATAGAAATGGGTGCACTCAGAGAATTCGTGCTTTTGAAAGGAGCCTGTTAGGTGGAAATCTGTCTCTTTCTGGGCAAGATGATGATGTTAAGAATCAGGTATTTATAAtagaagataaagaagataaagatATACGTAAACAACTCACTGCCAAGGTTGATAGAATTTGTGATGTTGAGAAAATTCCTGGTTTAGTCAAGGGTAACagcataagaaaaaaaagaagaaaaaacccGTCCGTTTCTGGACAAGCTGATGGTATAAAGAATCAGAAATCTATTAGAGAAGAAACGaaagataaatatatctttacATGTCTTCCTGTCAAGGCTGATAGTTGTTGTCATGGAGGATATATTCCAAGAagtctaaaaagaaaaagggctGCTAGATATAGGAGACACAGAGAGTATAGGAGTTTTCTTCATGAGGCTGTAGATAACAATGTTCAAACTGCAGAAGATTCTAGgaaaattgattatatatCTCTGAAGGATCCTCAGCCACCTGTGCTCCCAAAATCACCTTCAGATACAAATGAAAAGGTTAACCAATCAGGATCTTTCGAAGTTATTGGAAGAGAGGCAGAATTTGGCAGAACTTGTTCTTTTCAGAATATATCAAACAATGATAGTTTTCCAATAGATGAATTGCAGTTGGCTGGACGGGATGCTGGAACTGCAGAGTGTTCAGAGTTTCCAGCTAGCagaaatgattttcaaatagCCAGTGTATTACCATCAAACTCACATCTAAAAGAGCCTGGTACCATTGTAGCAGTTTCTCCTCACCCGCAGCCATTATTCAAGTACACATTccaaaggaaaaggaagaaggaattTCTAAGCAGCTCAGATGGTGAAACTTCTTTTGGTAATCACActttgaagaaaaagatggGGGAGAAACAAAGTGGTTCTCTGGAGTCAGACAATTCAAGCTTGATAGCTGAATCATCTAGAGATGATCGGAGGTTGGCACAGGTTGCTCGTCAG
- the LOC8258136 gene encoding uncharacterized protein LOC8258136 isoform X1, whose translation MADSEKLTALKKAYADIILNSAKEAAARIMVSERKAQRYQRELFAAKDEALRMLLRLKQMLDSKVSEAEMASLNQQRRIEELEAQLGEAEDIVKDLRSELRELQDELEKVANSQMRPLEEQNPEGERTTLVTAFEENRLSTSGSVIPSGPASQSDPVITLETKNLTLNGTCAGTRLYSEGDCRKDNCFVCNPDFASIVMRSKEPELYRNGCTQRIRAFERSLLGGNLSLSGQDDDVKNQVFIIEDKEDKDIRKQLTAKVDRICDVEKIPGLVKGNSIRKKRRKNPSVSGQADGIKNQKSIREETKDKYIFTCLPVKADSCCHGGYIPRSLKRKRAARYRRHREYRSFLHEAVDNNVQTAEDSRKIDYISLKDPQPPVLPKSPSDTNEKVNQSGSFEVIGREAEFGRTCSFQNISNNDSFPIDELQLAGRDAGTAECSEFPASRNDFQIASVLPSNSHLKEPGTIVAVSPHPQPLFKYTFQRKRKKEFLSSSDGETSFGNHTLKKKMGEKQSGSLESDNSSLIAESSRDDRRLAQVARQIMLNLEIEDLATIDCPCRIPW comes from the exons ATGGCCGATTCCGAG AAATTAACGGCGTTAAAGAAGGCTTACGCGGATATAATATTGAATTCGGCGAAAGAGGCGGCGGCAAGGATAATGGTGTCGGAGAGGAAAGCGCAGCGGTATCAGCGAGAGCTCTTCGCTGCAAAAGATGAGGCGTTGCGAATGCTTCTTAGACTCAAGCAGATGTTAGATTCTAAG GTCAGTGAAGCAGAAATGGCATCCTTGAATCAACAGAGAAGGATTGAAGAGCTAGAAGCACAACTTGGGGAAGCAGAGGATATAGTAAAAGACCTTAGATCAGAGTTAAGAGAATTGCAGGACGAATTGGAGAAGGTGGCAAACAGCCAGATGCGGCCTTTGGAAGAACAAAATCCTGAGGGTGAAAGGACTACTCTTGTAACTGCATTTGAGGAGAACAGACTCAGTACTTCTGGGTCTGTAATACCTTCAGGACCTGCCTCACAGTCTGACCCAGTTATAACTCTTGAAACAAAGAATTTGACTTTGAATGGGACATGTGCTGGCACTAGGTTGTATAGTGAAGGTGATTGCCGTAAAGACAATTGCTTTGTTTGCAATCCTGATTTTGCCTCCATAGTGATGAGAAGCAAAGAGCCTGAGCTGTATAGAAATGGGTGCACTCAGAGAATTCGTGCTTTTGAAAGGAGCCTGTTAGGTGGAAATCTGTCTCTTTCTGGGCAAGATGATGATGTTAAGAATCAGGTATTTATAAtagaagataaagaagataaagatATACGTAAACAACTCACTGCCAAGGTTGATAGAATTTGTGATGTTGAGAAAATTCCTGGTTTAGTCAAGGGTAACagcataagaaaaaaaagaagaaaaaacccGTCCGTTTCTGGACAAGCTGATGGTATAAAGAATCAGAAATCTATTAGAGAAGAAACGaaagataaatatatctttacATGTCTTCCTGTCAAGGCTGATAGTTGTTGTCATGGAGGATATATTCCAAGAagtctaaaaagaaaaagggctGCTAGATATAGGAGACACAGAGAGTATAGGAGTTTTCTTCATGAGGCTGTAGATAACAATGTTCAAACTGCAGAAGATTCTAGgaaaattgattatatatCTCTGAAGGATCCTCAGCCACCTGTGCTCCCAAAATCACCTTCAGATACAAATGAAAAGGTTAACCAATCAGGATCTTTCGAAGTTATTGGAAGAGAGGCAGAATTTGGCAGAACTTGTTCTTTTCAGAATATATCAAACAATGATAGTTTTCCAATAGATGAATTGCAGTTGGCTGGACGGGATGCTGGAACTGCAGAGTGTTCAGAGTTTCCAGCTAGCagaaatgattttcaaatagCCAGTGTATTACCATCAAACTCACATCTAAAAGAGCCTGGTACCATTGTAGCAGTTTCTCCTCACCCGCAGCCATTATTCAAGTACACATTccaaaggaaaaggaagaaggaattTCTAAGCAGCTCAGATGGTGAAACTTCTTTTGGTAATCACActttgaagaaaaagatggGGGAGAAACAAAGTGGTTCTCTGGAGTCAGACAATTCAAGCTTGATAGCTGAATCATCTAGAGATGATCGGAGGTTGGCACAGGTTGCTCGTCAG ATAATGTTAAACCTGGAAATAGAAGACTTAGCAACTATCGACTGTCCTTGCAGGATACCCTGGTAG